TAAGTTGCAGCTTATTTGCCAAAGTcaagagatgtgtgtgtggccaGGCTTAATTGTTTAATCATTGTTAAACACCTCACAATTGGCTTTaagtgttgttgtgtgtcacaTTCTGGGGTAATATTATAACCATAATAATTATGGTTAGATTTTCATGTTGTCTTTGTCCTTCAGTCAGGATCTGTGATACAAATGGTCAAGTTTGGTTAATGGGGCCAGAATATTAGTGTTTTCAgttctgtctggcttatttcaTTCTAGCTATTAAATCAGGGACTGCTTTTACATGGGAAAGTAGTGAATTGCTGAGCTACCAGGGAGAACAAAAATCAACGCTGTAGCTCCACCAAAATAGACaatcacatttttctttgtGGTCCTTAAAACATCCAGAATAATATGCAATATTGTCTAGATCTGTATCACTGTTATACACTGTTGTCCTTATAACTGACATCTGTGGTCTTGTATCACTGCAGCCTAGCTAAATAGAGCCCATGCAGATTATAATGTACACAGATACTTTGTATTATGTCAAAGCATcagtccatttttatttttgtgatgtTACAGTGTAGGGTATATTCATATACAACATGTTAGCTATAGTTTGAAAATGCATTATTTACAAGTTGATGCATTTTAAATGGGTAAAGAAAACATATATGGGACTGGAATCTCGTGAAACAGGATTAAACAGGAGGAAGTAAAATCAGCTTTATTTTCTTCATTCTGTGTTCCACATCTGGAAGATTGAAGTCTTACTTGTCCATACAACTTAATTATTCTATATGAAATAGGCCTGTTTTACTCCAGTGTTTACACACAATACTGATATAATGATCTTTCACAACCACAAACTTACGCCAGTTGAGTTTCATAAACTGTATAAACCTATTATTTAAAGGTGGacatatttgtatttctttcagCCAATAAAACTAATGTGTAAATGTGATCAATACATGACTCAGTGATATGCTTGTTTTAAATTTCAagttatttaaaatgaaatgcacAACAAATACAGAAGCAGTTGTTTCAATGAAAATATTGGGTCCCTTCAACTCCAATGCTAAGTAAAttcatataaaaaagaaaatcccaagtaaaaaaaaaaaaaaaaaaacctaactgAGAATataagacaagacagaaaatagTGCAAGGTAAAATATAGGGATAACATGTTACATAATACAATGTGAAATAAGgttatacacatacacacacacacacacacacacacacacacacacacacacatacagaggttAAAACAGTTGTAAAACAGTACGTAAAGTATATAAAGCTAAAGTGACAGTTTTTGGGTAAAGTGACTTGTGATCAGCTCAGAGCTCAAGAGTTCAAAAGTCTTATGGCCTGTGGGGTGAAGCTATCCCTGAGCCGTTTGTGCTTCCATATTTTCTTAAATAGTCCCAAAGCTATCAGTTTTCCACGACCTCTTAATTTATCCCGGTAGCTTCCTTCAGAGCCTATTAGGGCCATGCTgtgcaacaaaaacatcacGTGATATTCTCATGTAATGGAAACATGCCATGGTTGTATTGTCCCTTGATAGTAAAGGTGTTTTTGATTTGTGATTAGAGAAATGTTGTTTCTTTGACAATTTTAACTTCAAACACTATTACATTTTAAGTTTTTACTTAATTGCACAAAGGATATTTGCTGCTCACAAGGGGGCAGTGTGTGTTACTCACATGAAAGTGGTTGTTGTCAAGTAAATATTAATCCATAATAGCaactttacatttttgaaacagGATTTAATATAAATTGCCTAATGAATTCTCAGATGACCAGGAATAATTGTACCTCTGATGTAAACAATGTTAACTGTCATTTAATACTGTGGTCTTTCTGTTTTAGCACAGAGATACTCCTGACAACAACCCAGATACTCCTTTTGACTTCactgaggaaaacaaaaaggtaTGTTGACATCTGTATTGAGCAGTAAATTTAGGGCATGCACTGACCAATATCTAATATTTTCCACCTGAATTGGCCAGTTCAGATTTGCATTGCAGACATACCTATCTTTACTTTTTAATGATTATGTTTTTCTGTTATTAATTCTATTGAATTGTATGGGTGTCTCACCCACTTTTCGTCTGTTTCACTAGTTTCATTCAaattattttcctgtttttttttttaactgaaaagatagatttCCCCATATCCACAGTAAAATATGAGCACCTGATCGTTATTACTAAAACATTGAACCTTCATATTACTATTCGAAGTTGATGTCAATCCATATACTGGTGTCAGTGCATCTCTTGTAAATCTATACATGATATATAAAGGTTTATCTTAATATCTGTGTAGGTAATCATTTTGTATGAGCATTGTTTGATATTTTAAATTGGTCTAATTGTTGAAGTACTAATTGTTGAAGTACAAAAGTGATTCTTATTCTGAGCATCTCCACATTCATGGTAAAATATCTTTTTCCCCCCTCCCCCTGTAGAGGATTGAGGCTATCATTTCAATGTACCCTGTTGGACATAAGCAAGCAGCCACCATCCCAGTGTTGGATTTAGCCCAGAGGCAACATGGATGGCTCCCTATCTCTGCCATGAACAAGGTACAGTGATTCTTCTGCAATTTGTTTTACAGCTGTGTGATGCCAATTAGAATCCGTTGGATAACATTTATACGAAAGGCCATACGACACCATGTCTTATGTATCATGTAAGGAAACCTCATTGAATGcttgtaattgtttttattcAGGTCGCTGAGGTGCTGGAAATCGCTCCAATGAGAGTGTATGAAGTAGCAACATTCTATACGATGTTCCTGCGTCAGCCCGTGGgaaaatacttcattcagaTTTGCACAACAACACCCTGCATGCTTTGCAACTCAGACAGCATCCTGGAGGCCATCCAAAACAAACTGGGTAAGAGAGCCATTTTCCATGTTATGGTGGGACACCAATGAAGAGTTGAAAAGGCAGATGAACATTTTTTTTGAGATAAACAGAATTAGgaacaaatatgtaaatatacagATGTCTCTGCAATTCAAACAGTAAGTTGTAGCAGCAAACAAGAAGACATAATCAAGCCAGACGACTGCTAACCTACTTCAGTCTGTGTGGCATTTAATAAAGCACCCACATATTTGTTTGTTCTTTTAATCAACCAAATAGGGAGGCTATACTTTTTGTTATAACTCAAATATAGTGTTACTGCTTTATAATGTCAGGTAGTGCTTGTAAATGTTTGTAACTGCTTGAGTTAAAAGTATTCGTTGTTTCGGTAACATAATCTGCAGCTTGTCAGAGGAGTTTAGCTAAATATAAGGCACGTCTCATTTGTTTTTCCACAGGTATCAAGGTTGGAGAGACTACTCCAGACAAGATGTTCACGCTAATAGAAGTGGAATGCCTAGGTGCCTGTGTAAATGCTCCAATGGTCCAGATCAATGACAACTATTATGTGAGTGCTTGACTACTGTGTGATGTAGATGGCTTCAAAACTGAATATTATACCAAAATTAGGTTAAAGGCTGAAATGAGTTTTGCAAAGAATACATCTCTCAGCCCTATTTCGGGAgtgataccttttttttttctttggacgCCAATGCAGGTGTCTACACTTGTGAGgctcaaaacaaataaacgggGAGATTAACTTCATGAACCAGATGTGATATAAAAATAAAGCTTGCTTTTGGATTTGTGGTTAACCATGATCTAAAACTAATTCTGCACAATTGCCATGGGTTGCCAAGTTTAGTTATTGCAAGTTGAGCACAAGCGAATgacccaattaaaaaaaaatgcgaCCAAAAGGAGGAATTTTCTGTAACACCTATAACTGCTGAGGTGTGGTCATTAGAGACAGAACAGGTACAATGTGTTAACTAGAATAAGGTGGTAAAAAAGGTGGTAGTTTAGCAATTTAGGTGAATAATTAGCACTCAGAAATCCACACACTTTTTGGCTATTAGATTAATTCTGTCATCAATTGCATGAATTAAGTTTTATTCAAGATGGTACAGATTGTGAACAGTTTTGTGTATCTGGTTGTTTAGGGCTTCTAAACCTGGAAAGAAGCATCTTAGGAGCAGTAGAGGCAAGATTAGTGTAACTGCACAGATATGCCTGTTCAACAGCATGTCCGTTTGTTTTACAATGTAAATGTCTGATACAGTCTGGATCAAACTATGTAGTTGTAAAACACAACCTTTTGTGATTTGGTtgggtttaaaaaatatctgtcAGAACCAGCCCTGCTTTGGTTACCTGTTAAAAAGAAATTCAAGTCAGTTATTTGGTTTAACCTTTTTAGCACTGAAACCCATAATGTTATTTTATGAAGTGGATTTGAACCAACAgtttaattatattttgtaacacactttaacatttagatattttgacttttactaTATCTGATTCAGTTGTGGCCCAGGGCAGACACATTCTGCATGTCCTTTTGCCCTAGACAACAGTTATTTGGAAATTTTGAAAAGGGTTATGTAGGAAGTCTGATCATTTTGACTGACAGTGTAAATACTGCTTTATATGTCTggaaaagtattgcttttttagaATTAGCTATAATCATAACATGCTCCATGCAATATTGCAAAATTGGTATCCAAAGTATGGCCTCCTAACCTTCCCCACTATCTTCTTAGGATTGAGTTTAATAGGGATGAGAAGGTGCTCCTACAGATTGAAAGATGTGAAAAACTGTGAAAAGCAGTGCACTATTCTACTTTCTTCTCATTTATCCTGCTTTGTTCTTGTTTCCAGGAGGACCTCTCACCTAAGGACATTGAGGACATTATCGATGAACTTAAAGCAGGCAGAATCCCACCACCTGGGCCTAGGTGCATACACAATCATCTTgaattattatatttttctgGTTGATCAATCAGAATCAGATCAGAGCAGAATTTTCTGGAACATTGTAAGTGCACTGATTGCATAAGacatattttcttttcctttttctacAGGAACGGCCGTTTCTCCTGTGAGCCTGCAGGCGGATTGACTTCTCTGACAGAGCCTCCTAAAGGACCAGGTTTCGGTGTAAGACCGGACCTGTAGAGATTTTGGGCCACCATCTGCTTTTATCAAAAGCAACTTGTCCCTGAAGCCGATATTATGCTTAACTCAAACATGCTgtgtaaataaaatgttcatATACCTGTGCTCTAGGTGTCATGGTGTCACTTACAGGATCCCAACAATGACAAGGAAATATAACTGAATTAATGCtacaaataatacatttataatatGGTCTTGACAACAACTACAGCGCTGTTAGGCACACTTGTCAATAGAGCTTGAAATATAAATGCATATAAAAGAAACTAGGTATCTTACAGGTATTTTCTGacatcagttttttttaagaattattATTTTGCCATGTCATATACATTTATTGCAGTTAAGTGATGCCATTTTCTGCATTGTACTGTTTTAGCGGACAAAAAAAGTATGTAGTATTAAAGAAAAGTACTATTCTATTTTGTTAACAAGCTTTACCACGTGAGGCTGTGCTGTAAAAGAAAAGAAGCTTGTGTCGCAGTTTCCATTGTCAACCTTACTTAAATGACAGCTTTCTCTGACGAGTTTATAGAGGGTTTCACTTGACTATCaattatacagtacataaatgcATTTTAAGGAGTCGTGCAATTGTGGCACATAAGGCATTTGCAAACTAGTCCATCCCCCAAAACTGAAACAATgtaatacaaacaaaaaaaaaagacatccaAATACATATTTCTAGTCAGAATTTCTAATGCAgtgatttcaaagatttttaagtaatttttttcacattAGCTTGACTGAATACATATTACAGAAAGGCTTTCTACAATTCATTCCAGACTACCCAATGCTATTTTTGTATCATTAGCTTCAaatactccccccccccccaaaaaaaaaaattaagcaaTATGAAATTATGAATAATAAGCCTACATGTCATTGTCACTAGTCAGAACTAAACTGGAGAATTTGCTTTTGTGTTGACTAGTGTTGATTTAAATAAAAGGTATCTACAATTCACATACTCAAAACAATAACGATATGATTAATTGAAGAATAAGCCTTAATGACAAAATGACCTTAATATATATTGGCACTATAGTTATAGTTAAGTTATAGCCATGTAAAATGAATATCTAGACACTCAGATATTTTTCAAAGTTAATCCGGTCAAGCTATTATATGATAAACCCTCTTGTCATTGCCTTCAACACACAGCCCCCTTCCAACAACTGCTCCTGTCATTTCAATCCCACCCCGGTGGCGTTTTCGTGTCTAGCCGGTGCCCCTCCCCCACTCCAGTTTCCTCTTGCGACTTTCAGCTTTCAAGCCTGCTCTGCAACATATAATATTATGCACCATGACGCATGCGCGCAACATACACCATGATGCAAATGTCACTGCGCAACCAACTTAAAGCTGGCCGATACAATGAGTTGGCGCCTCGGGCTGAAAGGGGCATTCAGTTTATTAATGAAACTGTCGCCAAATTATTTAGCCATGATCACAAGAAAGAACTGCCATTCCACTGTTAACCTCAACCGTGATCTTCGAGAAAGTTCCCACTAACCGCTTATACATCCATGACCGCAACGCACAGCAGCGGAAAAGATGACGTCAAGTGCCCACTACTGTTCTCCCTCTCCAATCCGTTTAGTCCCAAATTTACACGTTAATAGCCATCTACAGATGTTATACACGCCACTAGCTGACAAAATGTGAAAGCACAGAGAATATTCTTCACATTAAAAGTGCGGATTTACTCACAGCATCGATAAAACAAAGAGTTAAATCGTTTCCACACATACCCATCTACAGTCTGTCCAGCAGACGGAGACCTTATAAGCTCGGTGGGGCTCAGGCGGTCACGTGACTCTCATCGACCAATGAGAACGGCGTTTGCATATTTTGCTGGGTTTTTCTCGGAGAGGACGGGCGACGAACGAACGGCTGGGATGTTTTCAAAACCAGCGATGAACGTCACACAGCCGTAGGCTACGGTTAACGTCCAATATTTAGGAAATAACTGTTTATATTGCGCAATATTCACATATAGCAGAACCTGAATGAATCGGTGGGATACGTGTGACCCAGTTTAAAGGTAAGCGCAAAACAAGGTTTGTTGTTTGATTGCGTCAGATCATAAGGGGGTAAAATCCTAGTTAACGTTAGCCACCTGGCTAAGTTCTACAGCGAGTAGGCTAATGGTAAGCTAACGTGAAGTAAACTGCGTGCCAAAATTGAATGTTATGTGTCTGCGTGGGCTTGGTATAGTTGTGTGCCACGTGCGTGGCACACACTGAGTACTTTCTCTTCGCTAACTGGAATTTCACCCGTATCTGCGTAATAGCTCACTGTCTTTTAGCGAGAGAACAGAAAGCCAATAGGAAAATGTCGGGACGAAGCAGAGTGAGCTGGGTTAACCCCAGCTAGCGAGGCTAGTATGTCGGGCTGGAAACgagcttgctagctagcttgatcAAGCGCTGGGGAGGGGGGAACGTTGTGAGGGCAGTGAAGGGGCTGCAGTGGGCTTTTGTCTCAGGCTGTGCTGTGCTCTCGTGTGAAATATTGCCATTAAAACATGAAACTGAAATATTCTTCATGTTGGCCACTGAGTAAACGTAACGTTACACAACACATTTACTTGTGCAACGCATTTCAGGACGTATTTATACCGTAACTCGTTATGTTTACTAACCACACGTTTTAGCGCTCAACAACATATTGCTGGCTGGTCATTGAAGACAAGCACGAGCGACATTACCGTGAGGTGGGTGGTGCTGTCTGCAATGATCTAGCCAACGCCACCTTTTATGTTCAACCAGCGCAGTTGTTGGGATAATAGCTAGTATAAATCTAGTGTACGTATATAGTTATGTTTTGCTAAATGTATACAATGAACTAGCATAACGTTAGCTTGAATAACCAGGAGCTTGTGCCTCATAGCCAATGTCTGTGACATCTTGGGGGTGTGTTGCCTGATACAAAAGCTGCCTGTTTTAGATGGCTGTCCGTGTAACGCGCGCTCTGAGCCAACAAAACGTCGACCTTACATTTTAAATGCCTAAAGTTAAAGAGCTTTTTTGTAGAGACAGCATTTATACACACAAATTAAGCTTATCAAAATCTCAAATGCACCACAGCCAAATTGCAAGTATTTAAAATGCTATTCATCTCATGATATATTTTTATGTACTATTAATATTGGGAGGGAAGAGAAATATTTTGCCATGGAGTTAATACATGACAAACACGAATATAAGAACAATATaatcttataataataataataataataataaaaacagaaattgtAGATTATTCGAACATTACAAACACTGTATTCAAATAGGATGAATAAATACAACAGCATTTGTCAGATATGCAATATATTGAAGGTCTTTTGTAAGGCAATGGCAGAGAGCCTAAAAATGCAGGACCTTGCTGGAATTGCCATGAATAGAAACGCAGGGATTactatttttaatgttttcttttgaaaaatttcaaaaatatatttttttttatctcaacagTACAAGGTTTGTTCCTTTTGTGATCATAAGAGAACAGTTAGCCTTTCTGTTGCTGAGCACTACTTGTGATCACCAAGCAATTATGCAAAAAAAAGGGTTTGTCAACAATACATCCGAAAACATGTCATGATCGCTGAATGATTATTTAATTAACTCAATGGTCACAAGAGAACAAGCTAGTTACGTTGACATGAAAAATATTTCTCTTAGACCCGGAGCTAAAACAATACTTGTAAAATGGTGCCAGTGCCTGAACGGAAAAGAAGAACACAAAATGACAGTTAGTGACAGCTTATTTGTCGGTAAGGCCATatcaaatttaaatgatttatttaaaatgtaataatggcAGAGGAGTActttacaacaactttgaatgcaccatgaacATCCGAGGTGCAATTGAATGCAACATTATCTCCCATtggtgttgtttctccgacaacTCCTGACAGCGGCAGTGGCCGTGGTGCAGCTAGTCTACTCTTTGTCGTTTGTTGGAATCCTTTCgagtgaaatacagccacacgTTAGACCGATTacctgtcagcattttaaccgtgtttaagccaGCTACAAGCTTTAccgtaggctaatgttaccttGTGCCAAGtgaagtgttaactagcgtcacatgcagtcatgcttctgttgcctctaacgtccgtttcggagcaccGGGCCTGCACAATATAAGGAAAATATGAGATATGggataatgttgttgaatatcacgataattatattacttgcgataaatgaacagatattaaagtgtactcagttctgcctttctacTGCTTTCAGTAGTCTGCTTAAATATAACAAATTGCttgtaaaattaaaaatgaatgaaaggaaatcttttccaacattattttattgaacattgaattgaatataaaatgcACCACAGAAA
This Sander lucioperca isolate FBNREF2018 chromosome 9, SLUC_FBN_1.2, whole genome shotgun sequence DNA region includes the following protein-coding sequences:
- the ndufv2 gene encoding NADH dehydrogenase [ubiquinone] flavoprotein 2, mitochondrial isoform X1 — its product is MFLSAAVRSAVSQTVWQVRSLHRSAARAGAGGIFVHRDTPDNNPDTPFDFTEENKKRIEAIISMYPVGHKQAATIPVLDLAQRQHGWLPISAMNKVAEVLEIAPMRVYEVATFYTMFLRQPVGKYFIQICTTTPCMLCNSDSILEAIQNKLGIKVGETTPDKMFTLIEVECLGACVNAPMVQINDNYYEDLSPKDIEDIIDELKAGRIPPPGPRNGRFSCEPAGGLTSLTEPPKGPGFGVRPDL
- the ndufv2 gene encoding NADH dehydrogenase [ubiquinone] flavoprotein 2, mitochondrial isoform X2, with translation MFLSAAVRSAVSQTVRSLHRSAARAGAGGIFVHRDTPDNNPDTPFDFTEENKKRIEAIISMYPVGHKQAATIPVLDLAQRQHGWLPISAMNKVAEVLEIAPMRVYEVATFYTMFLRQPVGKYFIQICTTTPCMLCNSDSILEAIQNKLGIKVGETTPDKMFTLIEVECLGACVNAPMVQINDNYYEDLSPKDIEDIIDELKAGRIPPPGPRNGRFSCEPAGGLTSLTEPPKGPGFGVRPDL